The Opisthocomus hoazin isolate bOpiHoa1 chromosome W, bOpiHoa1.hap1, whole genome shotgun sequence genome includes a region encoding these proteins:
- the LOC142365457 gene encoding LOW QUALITY PROTEIN: uncharacterized protein LOC142365457 (The sequence of the model RefSeq protein was modified relative to this genomic sequence to represent the inferred CDS: inserted 2 bases in 1 codon; deleted 1 base in 1 codon; substituted 1 base at 1 genomic stop codon) produces the protein MAAQQAADTCDCVSVRAEETERLYDFLEAHRAHPSLQGQGWARDHWFRLQSVVDRMKVLQKEARVKRGKGKAIICAVLGASLAAAVEERNQRSGQAEAVVDSLQAAVEXLQEQLRESKRLLEEERCQNVILKEELRNQLLRDADSGETEVARAEKGIRSIYPRGDLKGAKETAGSPPHMYPLVKTEFVYEDDGDNRPQVITKEIPFAATKLAKLRKDFARTARESETEYVWRVSLSGGDRILLSEREAEGYWGSGVFLTTGDRRAPWSLTQRAAYWAGGLNPLERGDPLAITGTTDQLLESVQKAACLQMMYDRXLKPNLSSPMLLPADPERMTPLIRGLPDSLKPIGIQMQGRIQNTPSEERIAATLEGGAAPDRRWPGRKVWTWGEIAQELINYGRKYGPVNRPYPRAETRAVRAAERGSGQSFFSGRSPDLAGKEKPLNRQGLWQLGLQKGIPRDLMDGLPTKKLEQLLQRWSGRGIGSEPGPSAPPLVDLGGEQNREKMTVPMTPVTLWLPGEEDPVDTMGNSWSFGAPQIRQLAKTPSAEVRLLQAAPALPPSKLTNVKPYPLPLGAGAGIAPVPAELREQEVVVPTHSPYNSPKGPEGPIWPIGFYSRSFKDAEKRHPLENDPLHLREGKGLWEAWQVEYVGPFRKSEGKCYILVGVEIVSGLVQAKACAKATGENTVKALKEWFGTFPKPQSIQSDNGSHFTAKIVQEWAAQEGISWVFHTPYYPQANGIVERTNGLLKRFLKPHKSGWAERVGDTVTSVNSRWGTNGCPKITAFCPQAPTMMPTSHGSGHSNNPSHFPGQPVLVELPTVGAVPLILDTPGNKYIWKARDAFWGCIYGSHGKPLPPPPTDPYDPFKDNEFVLLAKARDIGTIIVVRKLTAMTDRHSESFTTFGCIPGEK, from the exons atggctGCCCAGCAGGCAGCCGACACATGTGATTGTGTGTCCGTGCGGGCTGAGGAAACAGAGAGGCTGTATGACTTTCTAGAGGCTCACCGAGCTCATCCCTCgctccaggggcaaggctgggcgagggaccattggtttcggttacagagtgtggtagacagaatgaaagtgttgcaaaaagaagccagagttaagagggggaagggaaaagcgatcatctgtgcggtgttgggagcgagtttggctgctgcagtggaggaaaggaaccagaggtctggtcaggctgaggcGGTGGTAGATTCTCTACAAGCGGCGGTAGA ACTGCAAGAACAGTTGCGGGAAAGTaagcggctgctggaggaggagaggtgccaaaacgtaatattgaaggaggagttaaggaatcagctccTGAGGGACGCAGACTCTggc gaaacagaagtagcgcgggcagagaaagggatacgaTCGATCTATCCGAGGGgggacttgaagggagcaaaagagaccgcaggcagccccccccacaTGTATCCATTGGTTAAAACGGAATTCGTATATGAAGACGACGGTGATAATCGTCCccaggttattactaaagaaatcccttttgcggcAACCAAATTGGCAAAGCTGCGAAAAGATTTTGCGAGAACCGCGAGAGAATCGGAGACAGAATAtgtctggagggtgtccctgtcggggggGGACAGGATCTTGTTGTcggaaagggaagcagaagggtaCTGGGGCTCGGGCGTGTTCTTAACCACCGGCGATCGCCGAGCCCCGtggtcgctgactcagagggctGCGTACTGGGCGGGGGGGTTgaacccgctggagaggggggatcccctggccataaCGGGCACAACAGATCAGTtgctggaaagtgtgcagaaagcggCTTGTCTCCAGATGATGTATGATCGGTAgctcaagcctaatctgagctccccgatgctgctgccggcagaccccgaaagaatgactcccctaatacgggggcttcccgattccctgaaacccatagggatccagatgcaggggagaattcaaaacacccccagcgaggAGAGAATCGCGGCTAccctggaggggggggcggcccccgACCGTCGGTGGCCGGGGAGGAAAGTGTGGACGTggggggagatagcccaagagctgattaactatggGAGGAAATACGGACCTGTTAACCGACCATATCCaagggctgaaaccagagctgtGCGAGCCGCAGAGCGAGGGAGTGGGCAGTCGTTTTTCTCGGGGAGAAGCCCGGATCTGgccgggaaagaaaagcccctaaatcggcagggactctggcagttagggcttcagaagggcattccccgggACCTCATGGATGGACTCCCAACCAAGAAGCTGGAGCAGCTTTtgcagagatggtcagggcgAGGAATCGGTTCTGAgccaggtcctagtgccccacccttggTGGATCTGGGGGGGGAGCAAAATAgggagaagatg ACTGTGCCCATGACTCCGGTGACATTATGGCTACCGGGGGAGGAAGACCCCgtggacaccatg ggaaattcgtggTCCTTCGGTGCCCCCCAAATTAGACAGTTGGCTAAAACCCCCAGCGCGGAGGTGCGTCTGCTACAAGcggcgcctgccctccccccttctaaattaacgAATGTGAAACCGTACCCGCTGCcgctgggagctggggcaggcataGCCCCGGTGCCGGCTGAGCTGCGGGAACAAGAAGTGGTGGTTCCCACCCACTCGccttacaattccccg AAGGGACCAGAGGGGCCCATTTGGCCCATCGGATTCTATTCACGTAGTTTCAAGGATGCTGAAAAAAG ACACCCCCTGGAAAATGACCCCCTGCacttaagagaaggaaaaggtttgtgggaggcctggcaggttgaGTACGTTGGTCCGTTTcgaaaatcagagggaaaatgttACATATTGGTGGGTGTTGAAATAGTGTCTGGACTAGTACAGGCCAAGGCATGTGCCAAGGCGACAGGGGAGAATACTGTGAAGGCCCTGAAAGAATGGTTTGGGACCTTCCCTAAACCACAATCGATTCAATCAGACAATGGTTCACACTTCACAGCTAAAATAGTTCAAGAATGGGCAGCCCAAGAGGGAATTTCATGGGTGTTCCACACACCATACTACCCGCAAGCAAATGGGATCGTGGAAAGAACGAATGGTTTATTAAAGCGATTTCTGAAACCACACAAATCGGGATGGGCCGAGCGGGTGGGGGACACAGTGACCAGTGTCAATAGCCGCTGGGGAACAAATGGATGCCCAAAGATTACAGCGTTTTGCCCCCAGGCACCAACAATGATGCCCACCTCGCATGGCTCTGGTCACTCTAACAACCCATCCCATTTCCCCGGGCAACCTGTCCTGGTTGAACTCCCCACTGTGGGAGCAGTACCGTTGATATTGGACACCCCGGGGAACAAATATATTTGGAAGGCGAGAGACGCTT TTTGGGGATGCATCTATGGAAGCCATGGAAAaccacttcctccacctcccacggATCCCTACgatccctttaaggacaatgagtttgtgttgttagccaAG